From Spea bombifrons isolate aSpeBom1 chromosome 6, aSpeBom1.2.pri, whole genome shotgun sequence, a single genomic window includes:
- the SRSF11 gene encoding serine/arginine-rich splicing factor 11 isoform X1, which produces MSSTDVIQVTNVSPSATSEQMRTLFGFLGKIEELRLFPPDESPLPVTSRVCFVKFQDADSAVVSQHLTNTVFVDRALIVVPYAEGIIPDEAKALSLVAPANAVAGLLPGGGLLPTPNPLGQIGAVPLAALGAPTLDPTLAALTLPGASLNSQVLSALALDTFPDYRINPSALLEQSLAADQLLKLMTTVDPKLNHVTAGLVSPALKSDTSNKDIEEAMKRVREAQSLISAAIEPDKKDDKGKKHSSRSRSRSRRRRTPSSSRHRRSRSRSRRRSHSKSRSRRRSKSPRRRRTHSRERSRRSRSASKPREKKREEKEKKRSKTPPKSYSTTRRSRSTSRDRRRRKSRSASRSPKKMRSPKRKPSRSPSPRRHKKEKKKDKDREKNRDERERSTSKKKKSKDKDKDRERRSEGEKDVKKVTRDYDEEEQGYDSEKEKLEQMMVTEASPTQLSESGLERGSGDSVKDSKVNGDDHHEEDMDMSD; this is translated from the exons ATGAGTTCCACAGACGTGATCCAGGTGACGAACGTGTCCCCGAGCGCCACCTCCGAGCAGATGCGGACGCTGTTCGGTTTCCTGGGGAAGATCGAGGAGCTGCGACTCTTCCCGCCCGA tgAATCTCCTTTGCCTGTAACATCTCGTGTCTGTTTTGTAAAGTTCCAAGATGCAGACTCGGCGGTCGTCTCCCAGCACCTGACCAACACGGTGTTCGTCGACAGAGCTCTGATAGTGGTGCCGTACGCCGAAG GAATCATTCCTGATGAAGCAAAGGCCCTGTCTTTAGTCGCTCCTGCCAATGCAGTGGCCGGTTTGCTGCCCGGAGGGGGGCTTTTGCCAACCCCCAACCCACTGGGTCAG ATCGGAGCCGTTCCTCTCGCTGCTTTGGGGGCCCCTACTCTCGATCCAACTCTTGCAGCCCTTACGCTTCCAGGAGCGAGCCTAAACTCACAGGTACTGTCGGCGCTCGCTTTGGATACGTTTCCAGATTATAGGATCAACCCGTCGGCTCTACTGGAACAA TCTCTGGCCGCAGATCAGCTTCTGAAACTTATGACCACCGTTGATCCTAA GTTGAACCATGTGACGGCGGGTCTGGTGTCTCCGGCTCTGAAGTCAGACACCTCGAATAAAGATATCGAGGAGGCCATGAAAAGAGTGCGGGAGGCGCAGTCTCTCATTTCTGCTGCCATCGAACcag ACAAGAAAGATGATAAAGGCAAAAAACATTCTTCACGATCGCGTTCTCGATCCAGACGCAGAAGGACGCCTTCCTCTTCCAGACACAG ACGTTCTAGAAGCCGATCAAGAAGGAGATCGCATTCAAAGTCTAGAAGCAGGCGACGATCCAAGAGCCCGAGACGCAGGAGAACTCACTCCAGAGAGCGAAGTCGGAGATCCCGCAGTGCGTCGAAGCCCAG agagaaaaagagagaagaaaaagaaaaaaagcgtTCAAAAACCCCACCTAAAAGCTACAGCACAACCAGGCGATCTAGAAGCACAAGCAG agaCAGAAGGAGGAGAAAGAGCCGAAGCGCGTCAAGGTCTCCCAAAAAGATGAGATCTCCTAAAAGGAAGCCGTCCCGCTCCCCGTCTCCCAGAAG acataaaaaggaaaagaagaagGATAAGGATCGTGAAAAGAACAGAGATGAGAGAGAACGATCCACaagtaaaaagaagaaaagcaaagACAAGGACAAAGATCGCGAGAGGAGATCGGAAGGTGAAAAGGATGTGAAA AAGGTGACTCGCGACTACGACGAAGAGGAGCAGGGTTACGACAGCGAGAAGGAGAAGCTGGAGCAGATGATGGTGACCGAGGCGAGTCCCACCCAGCTGAGCGAGAGCGGACTGGAGCGAGGGAGCGGCGATTCGGTGAAAGACTCCAAGGTTAATGGAGACGACCACCACGAGGAGGACATGGACATGAGCGACTGA
- the SRSF11 gene encoding serine/arginine-rich splicing factor 11 isoform X2: MSSTDVIQVTNVSPSATSEQMRTLFGFLGKIEELRLFPPDESPLPVTSRVCFVKFQDADSAVVSQHLTNTVFVDRALIVVPYAEGIIPDEAKALSLVAPANAVAGLLPGGGLLPTPNPLGQIGAVPLAALGAPTLDPTLAALTLPGASLNSQVLSALALDTFPDYRINPSALLEQSLAADQLLKLMTTVDPKLNHVTAGLVSPALKSDTSNKDIEEAMKRVREAQSLISAAIEPDKKDDKGKKHSSRSRSRSRRRRTPSSSRHRSRSRRRSHSKSRSRRRSKSPRRRRTHSRERSRRSRSASKPREKKREEKEKKRSKTPPKSYSTTRRSRSTSRDRRRRKSRSASRSPKKMRSPKRKPSRSPSPRRHKKEKKKDKDREKNRDERERSTSKKKKSKDKDKDRERRSEGEKDVKKVTRDYDEEEQGYDSEKEKLEQMMVTEASPTQLSESGLERGSGDSVKDSKVNGDDHHEEDMDMSD, encoded by the exons ATGAGTTCCACAGACGTGATCCAGGTGACGAACGTGTCCCCGAGCGCCACCTCCGAGCAGATGCGGACGCTGTTCGGTTTCCTGGGGAAGATCGAGGAGCTGCGACTCTTCCCGCCCGA tgAATCTCCTTTGCCTGTAACATCTCGTGTCTGTTTTGTAAAGTTCCAAGATGCAGACTCGGCGGTCGTCTCCCAGCACCTGACCAACACGGTGTTCGTCGACAGAGCTCTGATAGTGGTGCCGTACGCCGAAG GAATCATTCCTGATGAAGCAAAGGCCCTGTCTTTAGTCGCTCCTGCCAATGCAGTGGCCGGTTTGCTGCCCGGAGGGGGGCTTTTGCCAACCCCCAACCCACTGGGTCAG ATCGGAGCCGTTCCTCTCGCTGCTTTGGGGGCCCCTACTCTCGATCCAACTCTTGCAGCCCTTACGCTTCCAGGAGCGAGCCTAAACTCACAGGTACTGTCGGCGCTCGCTTTGGATACGTTTCCAGATTATAGGATCAACCCGTCGGCTCTACTGGAACAA TCTCTGGCCGCAGATCAGCTTCTGAAACTTATGACCACCGTTGATCCTAA GTTGAACCATGTGACGGCGGGTCTGGTGTCTCCGGCTCTGAAGTCAGACACCTCGAATAAAGATATCGAGGAGGCCATGAAAAGAGTGCGGGAGGCGCAGTCTCTCATTTCTGCTGCCATCGAACcag ACAAGAAAGATGATAAAGGCAAAAAACATTCTTCACGATCGCGTTCTCGATCCAGACGCAGAAGGACGCCTTCCTCTTCCAGACACAG AAGCCGATCAAGAAGGAGATCGCATTCAAAGTCTAGAAGCAGGCGACGATCCAAGAGCCCGAGACGCAGGAGAACTCACTCCAGAGAGCGAAGTCGGAGATCCCGCAGTGCGTCGAAGCCCAG agagaaaaagagagaagaaaaagaaaaaaagcgtTCAAAAACCCCACCTAAAAGCTACAGCACAACCAGGCGATCTAGAAGCACAAGCAG agaCAGAAGGAGGAGAAAGAGCCGAAGCGCGTCAAGGTCTCCCAAAAAGATGAGATCTCCTAAAAGGAAGCCGTCCCGCTCCCCGTCTCCCAGAAG acataaaaaggaaaagaagaagGATAAGGATCGTGAAAAGAACAGAGATGAGAGAGAACGATCCACaagtaaaaagaagaaaagcaaagACAAGGACAAAGATCGCGAGAGGAGATCGGAAGGTGAAAAGGATGTGAAA AAGGTGACTCGCGACTACGACGAAGAGGAGCAGGGTTACGACAGCGAGAAGGAGAAGCTGGAGCAGATGATGGTGACCGAGGCGAGTCCCACCCAGCTGAGCGAGAGCGGACTGGAGCGAGGGAGCGGCGATTCGGTGAAAGACTCCAAGGTTAATGGAGACGACCACCACGAGGAGGACATGGACATGAGCGACTGA
- the SRSF11 gene encoding serine/arginine-rich splicing factor 11 isoform X3 gives MSSTDVIQVTNVSPSATSEQMRTLFGFLGKIEELRLFPPDESPLPVTSRVCFVKFQDADSAVVSQHLTNTVFVDRALIVVPYAEGIIPDEAKALSLVAPANAVAGLLPGGGLLPTPNPLGQIGAVPLAALGAPTLDPTLAALTLPGASLNSQSLAADQLLKLMTTVDPKLNHVTAGLVSPALKSDTSNKDIEEAMKRVREAQSLISAAIEPDKKDDKGKKHSSRSRSRSRRRRTPSSSRHRRSRSRSRRRSHSKSRSRRRSKSPRRRRTHSRERSRRSRSASKPREKKREEKEKKRSKTPPKSYSTTRRSRSTSRDRRRRKSRSASRSPKKMRSPKRKPSRSPSPRRHKKEKKKDKDREKNRDERERSTSKKKKSKDKDKDRERRSEGEKDVKKVTRDYDEEEQGYDSEKEKLEQMMVTEASPTQLSESGLERGSGDSVKDSKVNGDDHHEEDMDMSD, from the exons ATGAGTTCCACAGACGTGATCCAGGTGACGAACGTGTCCCCGAGCGCCACCTCCGAGCAGATGCGGACGCTGTTCGGTTTCCTGGGGAAGATCGAGGAGCTGCGACTCTTCCCGCCCGA tgAATCTCCTTTGCCTGTAACATCTCGTGTCTGTTTTGTAAAGTTCCAAGATGCAGACTCGGCGGTCGTCTCCCAGCACCTGACCAACACGGTGTTCGTCGACAGAGCTCTGATAGTGGTGCCGTACGCCGAAG GAATCATTCCTGATGAAGCAAAGGCCCTGTCTTTAGTCGCTCCTGCCAATGCAGTGGCCGGTTTGCTGCCCGGAGGGGGGCTTTTGCCAACCCCCAACCCACTGGGTCAG ATCGGAGCCGTTCCTCTCGCTGCTTTGGGGGCCCCTACTCTCGATCCAACTCTTGCAGCCCTTACGCTTCCAGGAGCGAGCCTAAACTCACAG TCTCTGGCCGCAGATCAGCTTCTGAAACTTATGACCACCGTTGATCCTAA GTTGAACCATGTGACGGCGGGTCTGGTGTCTCCGGCTCTGAAGTCAGACACCTCGAATAAAGATATCGAGGAGGCCATGAAAAGAGTGCGGGAGGCGCAGTCTCTCATTTCTGCTGCCATCGAACcag ACAAGAAAGATGATAAAGGCAAAAAACATTCTTCACGATCGCGTTCTCGATCCAGACGCAGAAGGACGCCTTCCTCTTCCAGACACAG ACGTTCTAGAAGCCGATCAAGAAGGAGATCGCATTCAAAGTCTAGAAGCAGGCGACGATCCAAGAGCCCGAGACGCAGGAGAACTCACTCCAGAGAGCGAAGTCGGAGATCCCGCAGTGCGTCGAAGCCCAG agagaaaaagagagaagaaaaagaaaaaaagcgtTCAAAAACCCCACCTAAAAGCTACAGCACAACCAGGCGATCTAGAAGCACAAGCAG agaCAGAAGGAGGAGAAAGAGCCGAAGCGCGTCAAGGTCTCCCAAAAAGATGAGATCTCCTAAAAGGAAGCCGTCCCGCTCCCCGTCTCCCAGAAG acataaaaaggaaaagaagaagGATAAGGATCGTGAAAAGAACAGAGATGAGAGAGAACGATCCACaagtaaaaagaagaaaagcaaagACAAGGACAAAGATCGCGAGAGGAGATCGGAAGGTGAAAAGGATGTGAAA AAGGTGACTCGCGACTACGACGAAGAGGAGCAGGGTTACGACAGCGAGAAGGAGAAGCTGGAGCAGATGATGGTGACCGAGGCGAGTCCCACCCAGCTGAGCGAGAGCGGACTGGAGCGAGGGAGCGGCGATTCGGTGAAAGACTCCAAGGTTAATGGAGACGACCACCACGAGGAGGACATGGACATGAGCGACTGA